The proteins below come from a single Tachypleus tridentatus isolate NWPU-2018 chromosome 13, ASM421037v1, whole genome shotgun sequence genomic window:
- the LOC143236579 gene encoding ATP-dependent RNA helicase Ddx1-like: protein MTAFEEMGVLPEIGKAVEEMEWTLPTDVQSEAVQLILGGGDVLMAAETGSGKTGAFCLPILQIVWETLKDLQTGKGKMGVKGVSIKHKEDHLSNREHTGGGAVHYSGKTGDGILTFLTLAKARFGNNFVFQDENIIT, encoded by the exons ATGACAGCCTTTGAAG AAATGGGTGTTTTGCCAGAAATTGGCAAAGCTGTGGAGGAAATGGAGTGGAC gTTACCTACAGATGTACAAAGTGAAGCTGTGCAGCTGATTCTGGGTGGAGGTGACGTGCTAATG GCTGCTGAAACAGGAAGTGGAAAAACTGGTGCTTTCTGTTTGCCTATCCTTCAGATTGTGTGGGAAACATTGAAAGACTTGCAGACAGGGAAAGGGAAGATGGGTGTTAAAGGCGTTAGTAT AAAACATAAAGAAGACCACCTTTCCAACAGGGAACACAcaggaggtggtgcagtacatTATAGTGGAAAAACTGGAGACGGTATTTTGACATTTCTGACATTGGCTAAAGCAAGATTCGGTAACAACTTTGTGTTCCAAGATGAAAATATCATTACCTAG
- the LOC143236580 gene encoding uncharacterized protein LOC143236580, whose amino-acid sequence MTPATPSDEETAKFLMDLASRTITDDSPVWLGLSQEETVNNSAFINLWGTSQPQTVENGKVAMKRSSSFKWEITDSHISGWSLCEIPKADVSYCVKDTCYNVYPTALTNIEAVYMFCELIGGRAAIPQTPELAKQVATYLEKMYLIAATGVFLNGTLLTDENQNVIGNSDDWPFITPPLNKDLKCVLLLRGYFFKVLVTQIDFFPCVRLKLQMKKMTKTSKVVENVKVVVVEKARRVGDVDVKLEINCCCVKY is encoded by the exons ATGACACCGGCTACGCCTTCTGATGAAGAAACAGCGAAGTTCCTTATGGATTTGGCCAGCAGAACAATAACCGAtgatagtccagtgtggcttgGTCTGTCTCAAGAAGAGACAGTAAACAATTCGGCTTTTATTAATCTTTGGGGAACTTCTCAACCACAAACAGTAGAAAATGGTAAAGTAGCAATGAAAAGAAGTTCTAGTTTCAAGTGGGAAATAACTGATTCACATATCTCAGGTTGGAGTCTCTGTGAAATTCCTAAAG CCGATGTTTCCTACTGTGTTAAAGACACCTGTTATAATGTGTATCCAACAGCCTTAACGAATATCGAAGCTGTTTACATGTTCTGTGAACTTATAGGGGGAAGAGCTGCTATCCCCCAAACTCCTGAACTGGCTAAACAGGTGGCTACGTATTTGGAAAAGATGTATTTAATTGCTGCCACTGGAGTTTTTTTGAATGGCACTCTTCTGACGGACGAAAACCAAAACGTAATCGGTAATAGTGACGACTGGCCTTTCATAACACCACCGCTAAACAAGGACTTGAAGTGTGTTTTGCTCCTGAGGGGATATTTTTTCAAAGTACTTGTGACACAAATAGATTTTTTCCCATGTGTGAGACTAAAACTTCAG atgaagaaaatgaCAAAAACTTCAAAGGTTGTGGAAAACGTAAAGGTCGTTGTTGTGGAAAAGGCGAGAAGGGTTGGGGACGTCGATGTAAAGTTGgaaataaattgttgttgtgtCAAGTACTGA